The genomic stretch CACGCCAGCTTACTTAAAGGCGTTTCCGAAGCTTTATTTTGTGCTTGGCAGCGTGCCGGCTCGTGACCTGCAACCGAAACACTGAACCACTGTAAATGAGAATTTTAAGATTTAAGGTGTCAGGGATTTAAGGTGTCAGGACTCTTTGTTTGTGCTGGACGATGAGAAGAGATGGTGAGACCCCTATCGGCGGCTATTTGGCCAAGACAAGCTTCCGGACAAACGTGAGAAGGACACAAAGAGTCCTGACACCTTTTTTGTTCAAGGATTAGCTACATGCATAAGGATGACACGCTACATCGCTGTGAAGAGCTTGAAGAAGCAGAGCTGTTTGATGATGCATTGGACCTTTTGAACGAAGCAGTTTTGTCCGCTCCTTATGACCCAGACTATTTGATAATGCGAGGCCGACTGCTGTCACTTCGCTTTTCAGACCACGCCGCAGCAATAGCTGACTTACTCGAGGCAAGGCGTTTCACACCTCGGAGCTGTGAACTACATCAACTTCTCAGTTTATCGTACTTAAGTCTCAACGAATTAGATCAGGCACAGGAAAGTGCTGACACTGCTATTGAGATTGACCCAAGTGACTTTATGTCACACATTTGCATGGGGCGTTGCATGATAATGCAACATAGATTTCATGCAGCCAAAAGCAGCTTTGAAGCTGCCGTCACTCTTTCGCCTACTAGTGAATTGGCTCTAAAAGGACTAGGTGAATCGTACTTTTCGATGGATGACTTTGAAAATGCGATTGCGTCCTTTCGACGTGCCTCGGATATCTGCCCCACTACGTTATTGTTTATCGACTTGGCTAGATCGTATTTGAAGCTCGGAAATCCCGAACAAGCAATCTATTACTTGGAGCAAGCGAACAAGTTGCCTTTCGAACACGGGCTAGACTTAGTAATCGCAGGCTATATGAAGAAAGCCCTTTCACTTCGCGAGACACGGTCGTCATCTTAGTAGCTCGCTGGGTCTCTTTAAGGTGTCAGAAAGATTTACGATGTCAGGACTCTTTGTTTGTGCTGGACTATGAGAAGAGATGGCGAGACCCCTATCGGCGGCTTTTTGGCCAAGACAAGCTTCCGGGCAAACGTGAGACGGACACAAAGAGTCCTGACACCTTAAATTTATCCTACAGAGCCTGAGGGACCAATTTTTTCGTGCGAGTGTGTGGTTTTGGTGAA from Blastopirellula marina encodes the following:
- a CDS encoding tetratricopeptide repeat protein — encoded protein: MHKDDTLHRCEELEEAELFDDALDLLNEAVLSAPYDPDYLIMRGRLLSLRFSDHAAAIADLLEARRFTPRSCELHQLLSLSYLSLNELDQAQESADTAIEIDPSDFMSHICMGRCMIMQHRFHAAKSSFEAAVTLSPTSELALKGLGESYFSMDDFENAIASFRRASDICPTTLLFIDLARSYLKLGNPEQAIYYLEQANKLPFEHGLDLVIAGYMKKALSLRETRSSS